From a single Miscanthus floridulus cultivar M001 chromosome 8, ASM1932011v1, whole genome shotgun sequence genomic region:
- the LOC136469240 gene encoding uncharacterized protein codes for MTTFSSALQWWEDWQLRILVLGSLGVQCYLSLFASSRKKQIRPMYRLLIWLAYLGADALAIYALATLFNRQRKAQQEPVSCSRGIVYESRDLEVLWAPILLMHLGGQINISAYNIEDNELWRRHILTAVSQVVVVLYVFCKSWSSSADKRLLAAAILLFIIGIFKCFDKPSALKRASFNSIVTTFDPAPRIKTAKREVELEGYIQEARSFVQQNKNPPALDSDSRSPHTKQLSVPDKLFVDYAYVYDDRLTTLKSFWLLDEKTTYDAIYEGLSETFNLIYKNRTTPRCGNMFSCLIMFLNLLLPIVPICLFHSSHKTAYRGSDIKVTFILLYTTYFLEISSFLTMAYFDEEWSDGDAQHSLIGFLACNRKHARLMGIAEFFQCKGLLDTYFGLMSYHSSKDITMLVHEHVKAGWMSHIADIESYWRFSDSRGQWALERNGREEILLESIEKPFDESIILWHVATDLCFYSRGTSGNSQCARICRQISNYLMHLLFANPEMLLPGSRRNLFTVAYDELEAVLQGDDDLSLLDERGLTLKIISKAESAEGFIQDSWVLARELMRLGDDNKMWEVIKGVWIEMLCFCAGRCRGYLHAKSLGSGGEFLTYISLLMSHAGLETYAERQQRVQLRLPKEARQHIVRVNAMKREIQEAAWNMMGRRMERAAGASAEIQWVFLGCPGVLSRLLGVPHIATGDLVHDELAPPGHLLLR; via the exons ATGACGACTTTCTCAAGTGCCCTGCAATGGTGGGAGGACTGGCAGCTGCGCATCCTCGTCTTGGGCAGCCTCGGTGTTCAGTGCTACCTCTCGTTGTTTGCCAGTTCTCGTAAGAAGCAGATCAGGCCCATGTACAGATTGCTCATCTGGCTAGCGTACCTAGGCGCAGATGCTCTAGCCATCTATGCGCTCGCCACGCTGTTTAATCGCCAGAGAAAGGCACAGCAGGAGCCTGTGAGTTGCAGCCGTGGGATTGTATATGAGAGCCGTGACCTAGAGGTGTTATGGGCCCCTATCTTGCTCATGCACCTTGGTGGACAGATCAACATATCCGCTTACAACATCGAAGACAACGAACTATGGAGGCGTCACATTCTAACTGCAGTGTCTCAG GTCGTCGTGGTCCTCTATGTGTTTTGCAAGTCATGGTCATCCTCTGCTGACAAGAGGTTACTAGCCGCAGCAATTCTGCTTTTTATCATTGGTATTTTCAAATGCTTCGACAAGCCATCGGCTCTCAAGAGGGCTAGCTTTAATAGTATAGTCACTACTTTTGATCCTGCCCCAAGGATAAAAACTGCCAAAAGAGAAGTTGAGCTTGAAGGGTACATACAAGAAGCACGGAGTTTTGTGCAACAGAACAAAAATCCTCCAGCACTGGATTCTGATAGCCGATCACCACACACGAAGCAACTCTCTGTGCCGGACAAATTATTTGTAGACTATGCATATGTCTATGATGACCGTCTCACTACCTTGAAATCCTTTTGGTTGCTGGACGAGAAAACCACTTACGACGCCATTTATGAAGGGCTCTCTGAAACTTTTAATCTTATTTATAAAAACAGAACCACGCCACGCTGTGGCAATATGTTTTCTTGCCTTATAATGTTTCTTAATCTCCTGTTGCCGATCGTGCCCATTTGCCTCTTCCACAGCAGCCACAAAACGGCTTATAGGGGAAGCGACATCAAGGTTACATTTATATTATTGTACACCACATACTTTTTGGAGATTTCGTCCTTTCTTACAATGGCATATTTTGATGAGGAGTGGTCAGACGGGGATGCCCAGCATAGCCTTATAGGATTCTTAGCTTGTAACAGAAAGCACGCAAGGCTCATGGGCATCGCAGAGTTCTTTCAGTGCAAAGGTTTGCTTGACACATATTTTGGCTTGATGTCCTATCACTCATCCAAAGACATTACAATGTTGGTTCATGAGCATGTTAAGGCTGGATGGATGAGTCATATAGCAGATATCGAGAGTTATTGGAGGTTCAGCGACAGCCGAGGCCAGTGGGCACTTGAGCGCAACGGCCGTGAAGAAATCCTTCTGGAGAGTATAGAGAAGCCATTCGATGAGAGCATCATTCTCTGGCATGTGGCCACGGATTTGTGCTTCTACAGCAGGGGCACATCTGGTAATTCTCAATGTGCTAGGATATGTAGACAAATCTCCAACTACTTGATGCATCTGCTGTTTGCTAATCCAGAGATGTTATTGCCTGGCAGCAGAAGGAATTTGTTCACAGTTGCTTATGATGAACTTGAGGCCGTCCTCCAAGGTGATGATGATCTATCACTGCTGGACGAAAGAGGACTTACACTAAAGATAATTAGCAAGGCAGAGTCTGCAGAAGGTTTTATTCAAGACTCATGGGTTCTAGCTCGAGAGTTGATGCGACTTGGTGATGACAACAAGATGTGGGAAGTAATCAAAGGTGTATGGATCGAGATGCTCTGTTTTTGTGCTGGTAGATGCAGGGGTTACCTGCATGCCAAAAGCCTTGGCTCCGGTGGAGAGTTCCTAACTTACATATCACTCCTAATGTCGCATGCGGGGCTAGAGACATATGCAGAGAGGCAGCAGAGGGTTCAGCTTCGGCTGCCGAAAGAGGCGAGGCAGCACATTGTGAGGGTAAACGCTATGAAAAGGGAAATACAAGAGGCTGCTTGGAACATGATGGGACGTAGAATGGAAAGAGCTGCTGGTGCATCTGCCGAGATCCAA TGGGTGTTCCTGGGCTGCCCGGGCGTCCTGTCACGCCTCCTCGGCGTGCCCCACATCGCGACGGGGGACCTTGTTCACGACGAGCTCGCCCCACCAGGTCACTTGCTGCTCAGGTGA
- the LOC136472353 gene encoding uncharacterized protein isoform X1 → MTTFSSALQWWEEWQLRILVLGSLGVQCYLSLFASSRKKQIRPMYRLLIWLAYLGADALAIYALATLFNRQRKAQQEPVSCSRGDVNESRDLEVLWAPILLIHLGGPINISAYNIEDNELWRRHILTAVSQVVVVLYVFCKSWSSSADKRLLAAAILLFIIGIFKCFDKPSALKRASFNSIVSTFHPAPRTKTTKREVELEGYIQEARSFVQQNKNPPALDSDSRSPHKKRLSVPDKLFVDYAYAYYARLATLKSFWLLDEKTTYDAIYEGLSETFNLIYSKRFQFDDKNRTTSSLGNLFSKLIMLVNLLLPIAPIGLFHSSHKNAYRGSDIKVTFILLYITYFLEISSFLTLIYFYVEWSDRVAQHSLIGFLACNRRHARLMGIAEFFQCKGLLDTYFGFMSYHSSQDITMLVREHVKAGWMSHIADIESYWRFSDSRGQWALERNGCEEILLESIEKPFDESIILWHVATDLCFHKKGTSGNSQCARICRQISNYLMHLLFANPEMLLPGSRRNLFTVAYDELEAVLQGDDDLSLLDERGLTLKIISKAESAEGFIQDSWVLAQELMRLGDDNKMWEVIKGVWIEMLCFCAGRCRGYLHAKSLGSGGEFLTYISLLMSHAGLETYAERQQRVQLRLPKEARQHIVRVNAMKREIQEAAWNMMERAAGASAEVQVVIS, encoded by the exons ATGACGACTTTCTCAAGTGCCCTGCAATGGTGGGAGGAGTGGCAGCTGCGCATCCTCGTCTTGGGCAGCCTCGGTGTTCAGTGCTACCTCTCGTTGTTTGCCAGTTCTCGTAAGAAGCAGATCAGGCCCATGTACAGATTGCTCATCTGGCTAGCGTACCTAGGCGCAGATGCTCTAGCCATCTATGCCCTCGCCACGCTCTTCAATCGCCAGAGAAAGGCACAGCAGGAGCCTGTAAGTTGCAGCCGTGGGGATGTAAATGAGAGCCGTGACTTAGAGGTTTTATGGGCCCCTATCTTGCTGATACACCTCGGTGGACCGATCAACATCTCTGCTTACAACATCGAAGACAATGAACTATGGAGGCGTCACATTCTAACTGCAGTGTCTCAG GTCGTCGTGGTCCTCTATGTGTTTTGCAAGTCATGGTCATCTTCTGCAGATAAGAGGTTACTGGCTGCAGCAATTCTGCTTTTCATCATCGGTATTTTCAAATGCTTCGACAAGCCATCGGCTCTCAAGAGGGCTAGCTTTAATAGTATAGTCAGTACTTTCCATCCTGCCCCAAGAACAAAAACTACCAAAAGAGAAGTTGAGCTTGAAGGGTACATACAAGAAGCACGGAGTTTTGTGCAACAGAACAAAAATCCTCCAGCACTGGATTCTGATAGCCGATCACCACACAAGAAGCGACTCTCTGTGCCGGACAAATTATTTGTAGACTATGCATATGCCTATTATGCCCGTCTCGCTACCTTGAAATCCTTTTGGTTGCTGGACGAGAAAACCACTTACGACGCCATTTATGAAGGGCTCTCTGAAACTTTTAATCTTATTTATAGCAAGAGATTCCAATTCGATGATAAAAACAGAACCACATCTTCCTTGGGCAATCTCTTTTCTAAACTTATAATGTTAGTTAATCTCCTATTGCCAATCGCACCCATCGGCCTCTTCCACAGCAGCCACAAAAATGCTTATAGGGGAAGCGACATCAAGGTTACATTTATATTATTGTACATCACATACTTTTTGGAGATTTCGTCCTTTCTTACATTGATATATTTTTACGTGGAGTGGTCAGACAGGGTTGCCCAGCATAGCCTTATAGGATTCTTAGCTTGTAATAGAAGGCACGCAAGGCTAATGGGCATCGCAGAGTTCTTTCAGTGCAAAGGTTTGCTTGACACATATTTTGGCTTTATGTCCTATCACTCATCCCAAGACATTACAATGTTGGTTCGTGAGCATGTTAAGGCTGGATGGATGAGTCATATAGCAGATATCGAGAGTTATTGGAGGTTCAGCGACAGCCGAGGCCAGTGGGCACTTGAGCGCAACGGCTGTGAAGAAATCCTTCTGGAGAGTATAGAGAAGCCATTCGATGAGAGCATCATTCTCTGGCATGTGGCCACGGATTTGTGCTTCCATAAGAAGGGCACATCTGGTAATTCTCAATGTGCCAGGATATGTAGACAAATCTCCAACTACTTGATGCATCTGCTGTTTGCTAATCCAGAGATGTTATTGCCTGGCAGCAGAAGGAATTTGTTCACAGTTGCTTATGATGAACTTGAGGCCGTCCTCCAAGGTGATGATGATCTATCACTGCTGGACGAAAGAGGACTTACACTAAAGATAATTAGCAAGGCAGAGTCTGCAGAAGGTTTTATTCAAGACTCATGGGTTCTAGCTCAAGAGTTGATGCGACTTGGTGATGACAACAAGATGTGGGAAGTAATCAAAGGTGTATGGATCGAGATGCTCTGTTTTTGTGCTGGTAGATGCAGGGGTTACCTGCATGCCAAAAGCCTTGGCTCCGGTGGAGAGTTCCTAACTTACATATCACTCCTAATGTCGCATGCGGGGCTAGAGACATATGCAGAGAGGCAGCAGAGGGTTCAGCTTCGGCTGCCGAAAGAGGCGAGGCAGCACATTGTGAGGGTAAACGCTATGAAAAGGGAAATACAAGAGGCTGCTTGGAACATGATGGAAAGAGCTGCTGGTGCATCTGCCGAGGTCCAAGTTGTTATCTCCTAG
- the LOC136472353 gene encoding uncharacterized protein isoform X3 — MTTFSSALQWWEEWQLRILVLGSLGVQCYLSLFASSRKKQIRPMYRLLIWLAYLGADALAIYALATLFNRQRKAQQEPVSCSRGDVNESRDLEVLWAPILLIHLGGPINISAYNIEDNELWRRHILTAVSQVVVVLYVFCKSWSSSADKRLLAAAILLFIIGIFKCFDKPSALKRASFNSIVSTFHPAPRTKTTKREVELEGYIQEARSFVQQNKNPPALDSDSRSPHKKRLSVPDKLFVDYAYAYYARLATLKSFWLLDEKTTYDAIYEGLSETFNLIYSKRFQFDDKNRTTSSLGNLFSKLIMLVNLLLPIAPIGLFHSSHKNAYRGSDIKVTFILLYITYFLEISSFLTLIYFYVEWSDRVAQHSLIGFLACNRRHARLMGIAEFFQCKGLLDTYFGFMSYHSSQDITMLVREHVKAGWMSHIADIESYWRFSDSRGQWALERNGCEEILLESIEKPFDESIILWHVATDLCFHKKGTSEGICSQLLMMNLRPSSKVMMIYHCWTKEDLH, encoded by the exons ATGACGACTTTCTCAAGTGCCCTGCAATGGTGGGAGGAGTGGCAGCTGCGCATCCTCGTCTTGGGCAGCCTCGGTGTTCAGTGCTACCTCTCGTTGTTTGCCAGTTCTCGTAAGAAGCAGATCAGGCCCATGTACAGATTGCTCATCTGGCTAGCGTACCTAGGCGCAGATGCTCTAGCCATCTATGCCCTCGCCACGCTCTTCAATCGCCAGAGAAAGGCACAGCAGGAGCCTGTAAGTTGCAGCCGTGGGGATGTAAATGAGAGCCGTGACTTAGAGGTTTTATGGGCCCCTATCTTGCTGATACACCTCGGTGGACCGATCAACATCTCTGCTTACAACATCGAAGACAATGAACTATGGAGGCGTCACATTCTAACTGCAGTGTCTCAG GTCGTCGTGGTCCTCTATGTGTTTTGCAAGTCATGGTCATCTTCTGCAGATAAGAGGTTACTGGCTGCAGCAATTCTGCTTTTCATCATCGGTATTTTCAAATGCTTCGACAAGCCATCGGCTCTCAAGAGGGCTAGCTTTAATAGTATAGTCAGTACTTTCCATCCTGCCCCAAGAACAAAAACTACCAAAAGAGAAGTTGAGCTTGAAGGGTACATACAAGAAGCACGGAGTTTTGTGCAACAGAACAAAAATCCTCCAGCACTGGATTCTGATAGCCGATCACCACACAAGAAGCGACTCTCTGTGCCGGACAAATTATTTGTAGACTATGCATATGCCTATTATGCCCGTCTCGCTACCTTGAAATCCTTTTGGTTGCTGGACGAGAAAACCACTTACGACGCCATTTATGAAGGGCTCTCTGAAACTTTTAATCTTATTTATAGCAAGAGATTCCAATTCGATGATAAAAACAGAACCACATCTTCCTTGGGCAATCTCTTTTCTAAACTTATAATGTTAGTTAATCTCCTATTGCCAATCGCACCCATCGGCCTCTTCCACAGCAGCCACAAAAATGCTTATAGGGGAAGCGACATCAAGGTTACATTTATATTATTGTACATCACATACTTTTTGGAGATTTCGTCCTTTCTTACATTGATATATTTTTACGTGGAGTGGTCAGACAGGGTTGCCCAGCATAGCCTTATAGGATTCTTAGCTTGTAATAGAAGGCACGCAAGGCTAATGGGCATCGCAGAGTTCTTTCAGTGCAAAGGTTTGCTTGACACATATTTTGGCTTTATGTCCTATCACTCATCCCAAGACATTACAATGTTGGTTCGTGAGCATGTTAAGGCTGGATGGATGAGTCATATAGCAGATATCGAGAGTTATTGGAGGTTCAGCGACAGCCGAGGCCAGTGGGCACTTGAGCGCAACGGCTGTGAAGAAATCCTTCTGGAGAGTATAGAGAAGCCATTCGATGAGAGCATCATTCTCTGGCATGTGGCCACGGATTTGTGCTTCCATAAGAAGGGCACATCTG AAGGAATTTGTTCACAGTTGCTTATGATGAACTTGAGGCCGTCCTCCAAGGTGATGATGATCTATCACTGCTGGACGAAAGAGGACTTACACTAA
- the LOC136472353 gene encoding uncharacterized protein isoform X2 — translation MTTFSSALQWWEEWQLRILVLGSLGVQCYLSLFASSRKKQIRPMYRLLIWLAYLGADALAIYALATLFNRQRKAQQEPVSCSRGDVNESRDLEVLWAPILLIHLGGPINISAYNIEDNELWRRHILTAVSQVVVVLYVFCKSWSSSADKRLLAAAILLFIIGIFKCFDKPSALKRASFNSIVSTFHPAPRTKTTKREVELEGYIQEARSFVQQNKNPPALDSDSRSPHKKRLSVPDKLFVDYAYAYYARLATLKSFWLLDEKTTYDAIYEGLSETFNLIYSKRFQFDDKNRTTSSLGNLFSKLIMLVNLLLPIAPIGLFHSSHKNAYRGSDIKVTFILLYITYFLEISSFLTLIYFYVEWSDRVAQHSLIGFLACNRRHARLMGIAEFFQCKGLLDTYFGFMSYHSSQDITMLVREHVKAGWMSHIADIESYWRFSDSRGQWALERNGCEEILLESIEKPFDESIILWHVATDLCFHKKGTSAEGICSQLLMMNLRPSSKVMMIYHCWTKEDLH, via the exons ATGACGACTTTCTCAAGTGCCCTGCAATGGTGGGAGGAGTGGCAGCTGCGCATCCTCGTCTTGGGCAGCCTCGGTGTTCAGTGCTACCTCTCGTTGTTTGCCAGTTCTCGTAAGAAGCAGATCAGGCCCATGTACAGATTGCTCATCTGGCTAGCGTACCTAGGCGCAGATGCTCTAGCCATCTATGCCCTCGCCACGCTCTTCAATCGCCAGAGAAAGGCACAGCAGGAGCCTGTAAGTTGCAGCCGTGGGGATGTAAATGAGAGCCGTGACTTAGAGGTTTTATGGGCCCCTATCTTGCTGATACACCTCGGTGGACCGATCAACATCTCTGCTTACAACATCGAAGACAATGAACTATGGAGGCGTCACATTCTAACTGCAGTGTCTCAG GTCGTCGTGGTCCTCTATGTGTTTTGCAAGTCATGGTCATCTTCTGCAGATAAGAGGTTACTGGCTGCAGCAATTCTGCTTTTCATCATCGGTATTTTCAAATGCTTCGACAAGCCATCGGCTCTCAAGAGGGCTAGCTTTAATAGTATAGTCAGTACTTTCCATCCTGCCCCAAGAACAAAAACTACCAAAAGAGAAGTTGAGCTTGAAGGGTACATACAAGAAGCACGGAGTTTTGTGCAACAGAACAAAAATCCTCCAGCACTGGATTCTGATAGCCGATCACCACACAAGAAGCGACTCTCTGTGCCGGACAAATTATTTGTAGACTATGCATATGCCTATTATGCCCGTCTCGCTACCTTGAAATCCTTTTGGTTGCTGGACGAGAAAACCACTTACGACGCCATTTATGAAGGGCTCTCTGAAACTTTTAATCTTATTTATAGCAAGAGATTCCAATTCGATGATAAAAACAGAACCACATCTTCCTTGGGCAATCTCTTTTCTAAACTTATAATGTTAGTTAATCTCCTATTGCCAATCGCACCCATCGGCCTCTTCCACAGCAGCCACAAAAATGCTTATAGGGGAAGCGACATCAAGGTTACATTTATATTATTGTACATCACATACTTTTTGGAGATTTCGTCCTTTCTTACATTGATATATTTTTACGTGGAGTGGTCAGACAGGGTTGCCCAGCATAGCCTTATAGGATTCTTAGCTTGTAATAGAAGGCACGCAAGGCTAATGGGCATCGCAGAGTTCTTTCAGTGCAAAGGTTTGCTTGACACATATTTTGGCTTTATGTCCTATCACTCATCCCAAGACATTACAATGTTGGTTCGTGAGCATGTTAAGGCTGGATGGATGAGTCATATAGCAGATATCGAGAGTTATTGGAGGTTCAGCGACAGCCGAGGCCAGTGGGCACTTGAGCGCAACGGCTGTGAAGAAATCCTTCTGGAGAGTATAGAGAAGCCATTCGATGAGAGCATCATTCTCTGGCATGTGGCCACGGATTTGTGCTTCCATAAGAAGGGCACATCTG CAGAAGGAATTTGTTCACAGTTGCTTATGATGAACTTGAGGCCGTCCTCCAAGGTGATGATGATCTATCACTGCTGGACGAAAGAGGACTTACACTAA